In Nitrosospira briensis C-128, a genomic segment contains:
- the ada gene encoding bifunctional DNA-binding transcriptional regulator/O6-methylguanine-DNA methyltransferase Ada, which produces MNTLAKKAQRTAETVSDPRWASVIARDTEADGKFYYAVRTTGVYCRPSCAARPARPENVVFYATREQAEKAGFRACKRCQPDKPPRAEQYATKVTQACRIIEESETAPTLEKLAMQVGMSTYHFHRTFKQVAGLTPRQYAAAQREKKVRDELGRGSTVTDAIFDAGYNSSSRFYEKSNQVLGMTPSSYRAGGTDSEIRFAVGECSLGSILVAQSSRGICAILLGDDPDKLVHDLQDDFSHACLIGCDADFEELVAKVVGFIEAPGIGLDLPLDVRGTAFQQRVWQALREIPVGQTASYTDIAKRIGAPKSVRAVAQACATNKVAVAIPCHRVVRNDGVLAGYRWGVERKRSLLEKEAEAKVKLKVQA; this is translated from the coding sequence ATGAACACTTTAGCAAAAAAAGCACAACGCACTGCTGAAACGGTTAGTGACCCCCGTTGGGCCTCCGTTATCGCGCGTGATACCGAAGCTGACGGCAAGTTTTATTACGCAGTCAGGACCACGGGCGTGTATTGCCGTCCTTCCTGCGCAGCCCGTCCGGCGAGGCCCGAGAATGTCGTTTTTTACGCCACACGCGAACAAGCGGAGAAGGCAGGTTTCAGGGCCTGCAAACGCTGCCAGCCGGACAAGCCCCCTCGGGCTGAGCAATATGCGACCAAGGTCACACAAGCCTGTCGCATTATCGAAGAATCGGAAACGGCCCCAACCCTGGAAAAGCTGGCAATGCAGGTTGGCATGAGCACCTATCACTTTCATCGCACGTTCAAACAAGTTGCCGGGCTGACGCCAAGGCAATATGCGGCGGCGCAGCGCGAGAAAAAGGTGCGCGATGAACTTGGCCGTGGCAGTACGGTAACGGATGCCATTTTTGATGCGGGCTATAATTCCAGCAGCCGCTTCTACGAAAAATCCAACCAGGTTCTGGGCATGACGCCGAGCAGTTATCGCGCTGGCGGTACGGATAGCGAAATTCGCTTTGCCGTTGGGGAATGCTCACTCGGATCGATATTGGTTGCTCAAAGCAGTCGTGGCATTTGCGCGATTCTCCTCGGTGATGATCCCGATAAGCTGGTACATGACCTGCAGGATGATTTTTCGCACGCCTGCCTCATCGGCTGTGATGCCGATTTCGAAGAACTTGTCGCAAAGGTGGTCGGTTTTATCGAGGCGCCGGGTATCGGCCTGGATCTGCCGCTGGATGTGCGCGGGACCGCGTTTCAGCAACGGGTGTGGCAGGCCCTGCGCGAAATTCCAGTCGGACAGACCGCAAGTTATACTGATATCGCCAAGCGCATCGGCGCGCCGAAGTCGGTACGGGCTGTGGCGCAGGCATGCGCGACAAACAAAGTTGCAGTCGCGATTCCGTGTCATCGGGTGGTGCGTAACGACGGAGTGCTGGCAGGTTACCGCTGGGGCGTGGAGCGTAAGCGTAGCCTTCTTGAGAAAGAGGCGGAGGCGAAGGTGAAGTTGAAAGTACAGGCATGA
- a CDS encoding VIT1/CCC1 transporter family protein: protein MMHSEFHHTERIGWLRAAVLGANDGLISTSSLVVGVAAAQAGREPVLLAALAGLVAGALSMAAGEYVSVSSQADAECADLARERRELASDPERERAELAGIYEARGLTSDLADQVAGQLMAHDALNAHSRDELGISETTRARPLQAALASALAFSAGAVLPVLLVWFIPIAHLNSLVVGSCLILLAILGALAAHLGGASVLRGAARVTFWGAAAMGGSALAGHLIGTVV, encoded by the coding sequence ATGATGCACTCTGAATTCCATCATACGGAGCGTATCGGGTGGCTTCGAGCCGCTGTGCTCGGCGCCAATGATGGTCTCATCTCGACCAGCAGCCTCGTGGTGGGCGTTGCGGCTGCCCAAGCTGGTCGCGAGCCGGTTCTCCTCGCTGCTTTGGCCGGGTTGGTCGCTGGTGCTCTCTCCATGGCCGCCGGCGAGTATGTTTCAGTTAGTTCGCAGGCCGACGCCGAATGCGCCGATCTTGCTCGCGAACGTCGCGAACTGGCCTCTGACCCGGAGCGCGAGCGCGCCGAATTGGCCGGCATCTACGAAGCTCGCGGGCTGACTTCCGATCTCGCCGACCAGGTCGCTGGTCAGCTCATGGCTCATGATGCGCTTAACGCCCACTCCCGGGATGAACTCGGGATTTCGGAGACGACCCGAGCCCGGCCTCTTCAAGCCGCCCTGGCCTCTGCGCTGGCATTTTCAGCAGGGGCGGTTCTACCCGTTCTTCTGGTCTGGTTTATTCCGATAGCTCACCTAAACTCATTGGTTGTCGGAAGCTGCTTGATCCTGCTGGCAATTCTCGGGGCCTTGGCTGCGCACCTGGGCGGCGCCTCAGTTCTCCGCGGGGCAGCGCGAGTCACCTTCTGGGGAGCGGCAGCAATGGGTGGTAGCGCACTTGCTGGCCATCTTATCGGCACTGTTGTCTAA
- the ahr gene encoding NADPH-dependent aldehyde reductase Ahr, with the protein MDIRGWAAHGAKQKLEPFSYNPGPLGPEEVEIAVEYCGLCHSDLSILNNDWGLSQYPVVPGHEAVGRVVALGQHAKGLRMGQRVGVGWNSSSCMHCHQCMTGNNNLCAEAGATIIGHHGGFAERVRSHWAWAIPLPDALDISSAGPLLCGGVTVFAPLVIYGVKPTDRVGVVGIGGLGHMAIRFANAWGCEVTAFTSNSSKADELRKLGTHRIVSSRDGADILKAANTLDFLLVTVNIPLDWSALLKTLKPNGRMHVVGAVLEPMPIPAFDLIFGQKSVSGSPTGAPAIMSSMLDFAARHDIAPQVEHFPLSKVNDAIEHLAAGKARYRIVLDADFH; encoded by the coding sequence ATGGATATTCGTGGATGGGCCGCGCACGGTGCAAAACAGAAGCTGGAGCCATTTTCATACAATCCCGGTCCCTTGGGTCCGGAAGAAGTGGAGATCGCTGTCGAGTATTGTGGCCTCTGCCACTCTGATCTGTCGATTTTGAATAATGATTGGGGACTATCCCAATATCCGGTCGTACCGGGCCATGAAGCGGTAGGCCGGGTCGTGGCGTTGGGCCAACATGCGAAAGGCTTACGGATGGGCCAGCGTGTGGGCGTGGGCTGGAATAGCAGTAGTTGCATGCATTGCCACCAGTGCATGACCGGCAACAACAATCTTTGTGCGGAAGCGGGCGCGACCATCATAGGGCACCATGGCGGCTTCGCAGAAAGAGTACGTTCGCATTGGGCCTGGGCAATTCCTTTGCCTGATGCGCTCGATATTTCTTCCGCCGGTCCGCTGCTGTGCGGGGGAGTCACGGTGTTTGCGCCACTGGTCATTTATGGCGTCAAGCCAACGGATCGAGTGGGCGTCGTAGGTATCGGCGGCCTCGGCCATATGGCCATACGATTTGCCAATGCCTGGGGTTGCGAGGTCACGGCGTTTACCTCGAATTCGTCGAAGGCTGACGAGCTACGGAAACTGGGTACGCATCGCATAGTATCGAGCCGCGACGGCGCCGATATTCTCAAGGCGGCCAATACACTTGATTTTCTGCTCGTCACCGTCAACATTCCGCTCGATTGGAGCGCGCTGCTAAAGACATTGAAGCCGAATGGCCGCATGCATGTCGTGGGTGCTGTACTGGAACCGATGCCCATTCCGGCATTTGACCTGATCTTTGGCCAGAAAAGCGTTTCCGGATCGCCGACGGGCGCCCCCGCGATAATGTCATCCATGCTGGATTTTGCCGCGCGGCACGATATCGCGCCGCAAGTCGAACACTTTCCGCTAAGTAAAGTGAACGATGCGATCGAGCATCTTGCGGCTGGCAAGGCGCGCTATCGCATTGTCCTGGATGCTGATTTTCACTGA
- a CDS encoding DNA-3-methyladenine glycosylase family protein: protein MHQPEPAREPYEALVRAVAYQQLHARAADAIIGRFLDLYPEDAFPSPAQILASQFEELRLCGFSTRKISTIRSVAEGALSGLVPTRDIAGEMSNDELIARLVALPGIGRWTVEMLLIYTLDRIDVLPADDFGVREGYRFLKTLDTIPTRKAMETAGMLCSPYRTVASWYLWRVPSLPGYTKIKKRMKKG from the coding sequence ATGCATCAGCCAGAACCAGCGCGTGAGCCTTACGAAGCACTGGTGAGAGCGGTGGCATACCAGCAGTTGCACGCTCGGGCGGCCGACGCCATTATCGGCAGATTTCTGGATTTGTACCCCGAAGATGCATTTCCCAGTCCGGCCCAAATATTGGCATCCCAATTTGAAGAACTTCGTTTGTGCGGTTTTTCGACCCGCAAGATCAGCACGATAAGAAGCGTTGCTGAAGGCGCATTGAGCGGCCTTGTACCAACTCGCGATATCGCGGGCGAAATGTCCAACGATGAGCTCATCGCCCGCCTTGTAGCGCTGCCGGGTATTGGCCGCTGGACGGTCGAGATGCTGCTCATCTACACGCTCGACCGTATCGATGTATTGCCGGCCGATGATTTTGGCGTGCGCGAGGGCTACCGGTTCCTGAAAACTCTTGATACTATTCCCACTCGCAAAGCGATGGAAACAGCCGGCATGCTCTGCAGCCCTTATCGAACGGTGGCATCCTGGTATTTATGGCGTGTCCCCTCACTGCCTGGCTATACAAAAATTAAGAAGAGGATGAAGAAAGGGTAG
- a CDS encoding amino acid permease, which produces MLFERVKSLDHILESARTRGLKRQLGAFDLTMLGIGAIIGTGIFVLTSVAADKAGPGMMFSFVIAGFVCALAALVYSEIASMVPVAGSAYTYSYAVFGELAAWMVGWALILEYAVAAAAVAVGWSGYINGFLHEIGYGLPMALTAGPYDFIVLATETDTGAIANTTSAGGFNLLAFLISLFVTILLIIGTSKSARFTAILVIVKIVALMAFIILALPAVNAANFEPMLPNGWGTPLSGVGVLGAAASIFFAYIGFDAVSTAAEETTNPNRNVPIGLIGSLTICTVFYLIVAYAAVGAVGAQPGAELSLSKEPLAFVLREVGYPVVGNWVASAAIVALPSVVLMMIYGQTRVLFTMSHDGLMPKFFSHVHKRFHTPHVVTLVTGIAVAFFAAMFPVGMLADVSNSGTLFAFFMVALGVMILRRREPERHRPFKTPMIWIVGPLAMAGCALLFVSLGWNTIRLFLYWALTGLIVYFAYARKHSHLGKQQAGG; this is translated from the coding sequence ATGTTGTTTGAGCGCGTCAAGTCCCTGGATCACATACTTGAGTCAGCACGCACGAGGGGACTCAAGCGCCAGCTCGGGGCCTTCGACCTTACCATGCTTGGTATCGGCGCTATTATCGGCACCGGCATTTTCGTGCTGACATCGGTTGCTGCAGATAAAGCCGGGCCAGGCATGATGTTTTCGTTTGTCATTGCCGGTTTTGTCTGCGCACTGGCAGCGCTGGTGTATTCCGAGATCGCATCGATGGTGCCCGTTGCGGGATCCGCATATACCTATTCCTATGCGGTATTTGGAGAGTTGGCGGCATGGATGGTGGGTTGGGCGCTTATTCTGGAATATGCAGTCGCAGCCGCCGCGGTTGCCGTCGGGTGGTCCGGCTATATCAATGGCTTTCTCCATGAGATAGGGTATGGGTTGCCCATGGCTTTGACCGCGGGGCCTTATGATTTTATTGTTCTTGCAACTGAAACGGATACAGGCGCAATAGCGAACACAACCTCCGCAGGCGGTTTCAATCTGCTGGCATTCCTGATCTCGCTTTTCGTTACGATTCTCCTGATCATAGGCACTTCAAAGAGTGCCAGATTCACAGCTATTCTTGTCATCGTAAAAATAGTTGCGCTCATGGCCTTTATCATTCTCGCCCTGCCCGCCGTCAATGCCGCCAACTTTGAACCTATGCTGCCCAATGGCTGGGGTACACCGCTTTCCGGTGTGGGCGTACTCGGCGCCGCCGCGTCCATCTTTTTTGCCTATATCGGGTTTGATGCCGTCTCGACGGCGGCGGAAGAAACCACCAATCCCAACCGTAACGTACCCATTGGGCTCATAGGTTCATTGACGATATGCACGGTTTTTTACCTGATCGTCGCATATGCCGCAGTGGGCGCTGTCGGCGCCCAGCCAGGTGCCGAGCTATCCTTATCCAAGGAACCCCTGGCTTTTGTGTTACGTGAGGTAGGTTACCCGGTAGTCGGCAATTGGGTGGCTTCTGCCGCCATCGTCGCCCTGCCCTCTGTGGTGCTGATGATGATTTATGGGCAAACCCGCGTTCTGTTTACCATGTCGCACGACGGGCTTATGCCGAAATTCTTTTCCCATGTGCATAAGCGTTTTCATACCCCGCATGTCGTCACCCTGGTCACAGGTATCGCCGTAGCGTTCTTCGCTGCGATGTTCCCGGTCGGAATGCTGGCGGATGTCTCGAACTCCGGCACCCTCTTCGCATTTTTCATGGTGGCGCTGGGCGTGATGATCCTGCGCCGCCGCGAACCTGAGCGGCACAGACCGTTCAAAACACCGATGATCTGGATCGTCGGCCCGCTGGCCATGGCAGGATGCGCGCTGCTATTCGTCAGCCTGGGCTGGAATACGATAAGACTGTTTTTGTACTGGGCCTTGACCGGCCTCATCGTTTATTTCGCTTATGCCCGCAAACACAGCCATTTGGGAAAACAGCAGGCGGGCGGTTGA
- a CDS encoding alpha-glucosidase — protein sequence MTDSSTSSIFPDDSDGEWWKKTTVYQIYPRSFFDTNGDGIGDIPGVIEKLDYLKDLGYETIWISPFTESPQRDFGYDISDYFSISPQYGDMALFEKLVQEVHRRKMKLVFDLVLNHTSNEHSWFKESASSRDNPKADWYIWKDGKGRNGMKPPNNWRAMAGNRAWTYYPERKQFNYTAFLPFQPDLNYHNPEVKQAMFDVVRFWLKKGVDGFRLDIISAIYEDAKLCNNPPSFRLTPSDESLSIFFQNLKNNFLHEKSFEFATELRSVVDEFDNPRRVLIGESHGDEALINQFCYHNGKNGLNAIFLFKAISTPFKAENYRQMLLTFEEHFPEPLIPTLVFANHDRTRTISRLGGSVAKAKLLALFQFTCRGIPFTYFGDEIGIPRVRIPLKQGKDAIAIQHNWVPQFLVDKSAEILNRDECRTPMLWNEKPNAGFCADSVKPWLPIAGNFKEINVDRQMADSDSLFNFYKKVIHLRNETPALHAGSLEIAHDLCNKKILAYDRIFGEKKYRVVLNMSRYAQKNPINHSRILLSTHLQSDAYQLQPFEGRVVLLG from the coding sequence ATGACAGACAGTTCCACGAGTTCCATCTTCCCTGATGATTCAGATGGCGAATGGTGGAAAAAAACCACCGTTTACCAGATCTACCCACGCTCCTTCTTCGACACCAATGGCGACGGCATCGGAGATATACCGGGTGTTATCGAAAAACTTGATTACCTTAAAGACCTCGGTTACGAAACAATCTGGATTTCTCCCTTTACGGAAAGTCCCCAAAGAGATTTCGGCTACGATATCAGCGACTATTTTTCCATTTCTCCACAGTATGGCGATATGGCGCTTTTTGAAAAGCTGGTGCAAGAGGTGCATCGTAGGAAAATGAAGCTCGTATTCGACCTGGTGCTGAACCACACCTCCAATGAGCATTCCTGGTTCAAGGAATCGGCAAGCTCACGCGACAACCCCAAAGCGGATTGGTATATCTGGAAAGATGGGAAAGGCAGGAATGGCATGAAGCCGCCCAACAACTGGCGCGCCATGGCCGGCAACAGAGCCTGGACCTATTACCCCGAACGGAAACAGTTCAATTACACGGCTTTTCTCCCTTTTCAGCCCGACTTGAACTATCACAATCCCGAAGTCAAGCAAGCCATGTTCGATGTCGTCCGGTTCTGGCTGAAAAAAGGGGTAGACGGCTTTCGGCTGGATATCATAAGCGCTATCTATGAAGACGCCAAACTCTGCAACAATCCGCCCAGTTTTCGATTGACCCCGTCGGACGAATCATTGTCCATTTTTTTTCAAAATCTGAAAAACAATTTTCTCCATGAAAAAAGCTTCGAATTTGCTACGGAGTTAAGAAGCGTAGTGGACGAGTTCGATAATCCCAGAAGAGTCTTGATAGGGGAATCGCATGGGGACGAAGCGCTGATCAACCAGTTCTGCTATCACAACGGCAAGAATGGCTTGAACGCCATCTTCCTTTTCAAGGCTATTTCAACGCCGTTCAAGGCGGAAAATTACCGTCAAATGCTGCTGACATTTGAAGAGCATTTTCCCGAGCCCCTGATACCCACGCTCGTCTTTGCCAATCATGACCGCACACGCACCATCAGCCGTTTGGGTGGAAGTGTAGCAAAGGCTAAATTGCTGGCGCTATTTCAATTCACATGCAGAGGCATTCCTTTCACCTATTTCGGGGATGAAATCGGCATCCCCAGAGTGAGAATTCCGCTAAAACAAGGAAAAGACGCTATTGCCATTCAGCATAACTGGGTTCCGCAGTTCCTGGTGGATAAGAGCGCTGAAATTCTCAATCGCGACGAATGCCGCACGCCGATGCTATGGAACGAAAAACCGAATGCCGGTTTCTGTGCCGATTCAGTAAAGCCGTGGCTGCCAATCGCCGGAAATTTCAAGGAAATAAATGTTGACAGGCAGATGGCGGATTCCGATTCACTCTTTAATTTTTATAAAAAAGTGATTCACCTTCGAAACGAAACGCCCGCGCTACATGCGGGAAGTCTCGAGATTGCGCACGATTTATGCAATAAAAAAATTCTCGCATACGATCGCATTTTCGGCGAAAAAAAATATAGGGTAGTACTGAATATGTCCCGGTACGCGCAAAAAAACCCGATAAACCATTCCAGAATACTGCTTTCGACACATCTTCAAAGCGACGCATACCAATTACAGCCTTTTGAAGGACGAGTGGTATTGTTGGGCTAG
- a CDS encoding metal ABC transporter permease has product MEFLLFLLEPLEYEFFRHGLLAGLMVGALCGLIGVYVILRGMSYVGHGLSHAAFGGAVVGFTLNLNFYAGAGAMGLLAAVVINQITKNNKIKPDAAIGIVTTAMFALGVAIVSKSRSFNQSFEAALFGNILGITDQDLVVIGLVTVAAMISMFFMYRPLLFSTFDNEAARIFGIKTGTVQLAFSILLTLSIIASMNVVGVTMIAATLIAPAMTARMMTDSFSRMLIYSVLIGAVTGVTGMYLSYILNIASGAAIVLFSALVFCLSLLLKPVRKKRMLRRRFQHPSRLETLKPKSGS; this is encoded by the coding sequence ATGGAATTTCTTCTATTCCTTCTAGAGCCGCTGGAGTATGAATTTTTTCGGCACGGCCTTCTGGCTGGACTGATGGTAGGCGCCTTATGCGGCTTGATAGGCGTATACGTAATACTGCGCGGCATGAGTTACGTGGGTCATGGATTGTCGCATGCGGCATTTGGCGGTGCAGTGGTAGGGTTTACGCTAAATCTTAATTTTTATGCCGGTGCAGGGGCCATGGGCCTGCTGGCCGCGGTAGTCATCAACCAGATCACAAAAAATAACAAGATCAAGCCGGACGCCGCCATCGGGATTGTCACCACCGCGATGTTCGCCCTGGGTGTGGCTATCGTCAGCAAGTCGCGCAGTTTTAATCAGAGCTTCGAGGCGGCTCTGTTCGGTAATATTCTGGGCATAACCGACCAGGATTTAGTGGTTATCGGGTTGGTGACCGTTGCGGCCATGATCTCGATGTTTTTCATGTATAGGCCATTGCTCTTTTCCACGTTCGATAACGAAGCGGCGCGAATATTCGGTATCAAAACAGGTACTGTTCAATTGGCGTTTTCGATTCTCCTCACGCTTTCGATCATCGCGTCCATGAACGTAGTCGGCGTTACCATGATTGCCGCCACGCTTATTGCGCCTGCAATGACGGCCCGAATGATGACGGACAGCTTCAGCCGCATGCTGATTTATTCGGTTCTGATAGGGGCTGTTACGGGCGTTACCGGAATGTATCTGAGTTATATCCTGAATATTGCCTCTGGCGCCGCCATTGTCCTGTTTAGCGCCTTGGTGTTCTGCTTATCATTGCTGCTCAAACCTGTCCGTAAGAAACGCATGTTGCGCAGGCGCTTTCAGCACCCCAGCCGTTTGGAAACCCTTAAACCCAAATCTGGCAGTTGA
- a CDS encoding metal ABC transporter ATP-binding protein, whose protein sequence is MSTQAISIPEPIPGIPESTPGLRPNLAVRLGGVTAAYEHNVVFANLSLEIPAGRFAGIVGPTGCGKTTLLKTILGTHPADSGNVQLNGDCIGNVKPGTIGYVPQLGSVDWSFPVTVEEVIMMGLYTSKRILPWSSKEERERIHELAHRLGIYGCLHHHIVNISGGQRQRAFLGRALVNNPKLLVLDEPTSGVDIKTQHEILHLLSDINSEGITILLTTHDLNAVASHLPWVICFNNGVVAQGQPRDIFTNEILTKTYGGDIVIVKHNGYFLIANSTPLNLMGEGR, encoded by the coding sequence ATGTCGACACAAGCAATATCAATCCCTGAGCCAATCCCTGGGATCCCCGAGTCAACCCCTGGGCTGCGGCCAAATCTCGCGGTCAGGCTGGGCGGTGTTACCGCTGCCTATGAACACAATGTGGTGTTTGCAAATCTTTCGCTGGAAATTCCTGCGGGTCGGTTTGCCGGCATTGTGGGTCCCACCGGATGCGGCAAGACAACGCTGCTGAAAACCATTCTGGGAACGCATCCCGCCGACTCAGGCAATGTGCAATTGAACGGGGATTGCATAGGGAACGTGAAGCCGGGCACCATAGGTTATGTGCCACAGTTGGGAAGCGTGGATTGGAGCTTCCCCGTCACGGTGGAAGAAGTGATCATGATGGGCCTCTATACCAGCAAGCGCATCTTGCCCTGGTCCAGCAAGGAAGAGCGTGAGCGCATTCATGAACTGGCCCACAGACTCGGCATTTATGGTTGTCTGCACCACCATATCGTGAATATTTCCGGTGGCCAGCGCCAGCGCGCATTTCTCGGACGTGCGCTGGTCAATAACCCGAAGCTTCTGGTGCTGGATGAGCCCACCTCGGGTGTCGATATCAAAACCCAGCATGAAATATTGCATCTGCTAAGCGATATCAACAGCGAAGGCATCACCATTTTGCTGACAACGCATGACCTCAATGCGGTGGCTTCACACCTGCCTTGGGTAATCTGCTTCAACAACGGCGTGGTGGCGCAAGGCCAGCCACGCGATATTTTCACCAACGAAATCCTTACGAAAACCTATGGCGGCGATATCGTCATAGTGAAGCACAACGGGTACTTCCTCATCGCCAACAGCACGCCGCTAAACCTCATGGGTGAAGGCCGGTAA
- a CDS encoding metal ABC transporter substrate-binding protein — protein MNGSIRLAIKFLSFLLILASSSTVHSSNSNKKINVVTTVAPITNIVQNVGGAYTEVIGIVPDGTDSHTFEPVPTDAKILQSADIIIVNGLDLELPTVKLAEKVKKAKTPILRLGNHALRKEEWRYDFSFPREYGHPNPHLWPNIALAMRYAELVRDKLIELDPAHKGDYLANTSVYLAKLQKLDNAIFNCVGTIPEKNRKLVTYHDSFAYFAPRYGMKVIAAIQPSDFSEPGPQEVIRIIKQIKKEKVPAIFGSEVFPSKVMEQIARETGVKFIDQLSDDELPAPPNNSFIGMMANNMGLMAESLGGDPACIANVDTSNINP, from the coding sequence ATGAATGGATCGATCCGTCTTGCCATCAAATTTTTATCGTTTCTGCTAATTCTGGCTTCATCCAGCACAGTCCATTCCTCAAACTCGAATAAAAAAATCAATGTTGTCACTACCGTCGCTCCTATCACAAATATTGTCCAGAATGTCGGCGGTGCTTATACCGAAGTAATTGGCATCGTTCCCGATGGAACCGATTCGCATACCTTTGAGCCTGTTCCCACGGATGCGAAAATATTGCAGTCGGCCGATATCATCATCGTAAATGGTCTGGACCTTGAACTACCCACCGTGAAGCTGGCGGAAAAGGTGAAAAAAGCAAAAACCCCTATCCTGCGGCTGGGTAATCACGCATTGCGAAAGGAGGAGTGGCGGTATGATTTCAGTTTTCCCCGCGAGTATGGGCATCCCAATCCGCATCTGTGGCCGAATATTGCATTGGCGATGCGTTATGCGGAACTCGTCCGGGACAAATTGATTGAGCTGGATCCGGCGCATAAGGGAGATTATCTTGCGAACACATCGGTCTATCTGGCAAAGCTCCAGAAATTGGACAATGCAATCTTTAATTGCGTCGGGACCATTCCGGAGAAGAACCGCAAACTGGTCACCTATCATGATTCGTTTGCTTATTTCGCCCCTCGCTACGGCATGAAAGTTATTGCAGCCATTCAGCCTTCAGATTTTTCCGAGCCGGGTCCGCAAGAAGTCATTCGTATCATCAAGCAGATAAAAAAGGAAAAGGTGCCCGCCATTTTTGGCTCCGAGGTTTTTCCCAGCAAGGTCATGGAGCAAATCGCGCGTGAAACCGGCGTAAAGTTCATTGATCAGCTTTCCGACGACGAACTGCCTGCTCCGCCCAATAACTCTTTTATAGGCATGATGGCGAATAACATGGGCCTCATGGCCGAATCACTAGGCGGCGATCCTGCTTGCATCGCAAATGTCGACACAAGCAATATCAATCCCTGA